A part of Clostridium novyi genomic DNA contains:
- a CDS encoding metal-sensing transcriptional repressor: protein MNEEKKKAIQYLKTAKGQIDGILKMIDDSRYCIDISNQIIAAEALLRKANSMILKQHLNHCVKDAFLHDKGEEKVDEIMSVLNKLMK from the coding sequence ATGAATGAAGAAAAAAAGAAAGCTATTCAATATTTAAAAACAGCTAAAGGGCAAATTGATGGAATTTTAAAAATGATAGATGATAGTAGATATTGCATAGATATATCAAATCAAATTATAGCAGCGGAAGCTTTATTAAGAAAAGCTAATTCTATGATATTGAAACAACATCTAAATCATTGCGTAAAGGATGCTTTTTTACATGATAAAGGTGAGGAAAAAGTTGATGAAATAATGTCTGTATTGAATAAGTTAATGAAATAG
- a CDS encoding heavy metal translocating P-type ATPase produces MDKTLSIQGMTCTACAKAIEKVSKKTNGVIDANVNFASEKLYLKYDENVVSKEEIINAIKKAGYMATEKEDSVDLNKEKKDKEIEIMWRNFLYSAIFAIPLLIISMGHMIGMHLPKTIDPMLNPLNFALIQFILVLPCIYNGRKFYKIGLKTLFKGSPNMDSLIAIGSGAAIIYGLFATFKIATGHTEYTMDLYFESAATIITLISLGKYLETKSKGRTSEAIKKLMGLASKTALILQNGEEVTIPIEEVEIGDIVVVKPGDKIPVDGVVIEGNSSIDESMLTGESMPIEKTINDKIYGATINKNGYLKFKAMKVGKDTALSQIIDLVEKAQGSKAPIARLADIISSYFVPTVIIIAIISAISWYIAGKNTIFSLTIFISVLVIACPCALGLATPTAIMVSSGKGAENGVLIKSGEALETAHKINTIVFDKTGTITEGKPEVTNVITSEGFEEDYLIQLVASAEKASEHPLGEAIVKYAKEKEISLIDVKSFKSITGKGIEVVINNKTIIVGNKRLMNERKVSIGKLEEKFQLLSTEGKTPMYVSVDGNISGIIAVADVIKKNSKIAIKKLQKMDIRTIMITGDNEKTAMAIAKQVGIDEVLAEVMPQDKANNVKRIQEKGEIVAMVGDGINDAPALVQSNVGIAIGSGTDIAMESADIILIKNDILDVVTAVQLSKVTIKNIKENLFWAFGYNTLGIPIAAGILTLFGGPKLNPMIAAAAMSLSSVSVLTNALRLKKFKIDI; encoded by the coding sequence ATGGATAAGACATTAAGTATCCAAGGAATGACTTGTACAGCCTGTGCAAAAGCAATTGAAAAAGTTTCTAAAAAAACTAATGGTGTAATCGACGCAAATGTTAATTTTGCTTCGGAAAAATTATATTTGAAGTATGATGAAAATGTTGTGTCTAAAGAAGAAATAATTAATGCAATTAAAAAAGCTGGATATATGGCAACGGAAAAAGAAGATTCTGTAGATTTAAATAAAGAAAAAAAGGATAAAGAAATAGAAATTATGTGGAGAAATTTTTTATATTCTGCCATATTTGCAATTCCACTTTTAATAATTTCAATGGGACATATGATTGGAATGCATTTACCTAAAACAATTGATCCTATGTTAAATCCTTTGAATTTTGCTTTAATTCAATTTATATTAGTTTTGCCCTGTATTTATAATGGGAGAAAATTTTATAAAATTGGATTAAAAACATTATTTAAAGGAAGTCCTAATATGGATTCTTTAATTGCAATAGGAAGTGGAGCTGCAATAATTTATGGACTATTTGCTACCTTTAAAATAGCTACAGGACATACAGAGTATACTATGGATTTATATTTTGAATCAGCAGCAACAATAATAACACTAATTTCGCTTGGAAAGTATTTAGAAACTAAGTCAAAGGGGAGGACATCTGAGGCAATAAAAAAATTAATGGGATTAGCATCTAAAACGGCATTAATACTTCAAAATGGAGAAGAGGTAACTATACCAATAGAAGAAGTAGAAATTGGAGATATAGTTGTAGTAAAGCCTGGTGATAAGATACCAGTAGATGGAGTTGTAATAGAAGGAAATTCTTCTATAGATGAATCTATGTTAACTGGAGAAAGTATGCCAATTGAGAAAACTATAAATGATAAAATATATGGTGCAACCATAAATAAAAATGGATATTTAAAATTTAAAGCAATGAAGGTGGGAAAGGATACAGCTTTATCACAAATAATAGATTTAGTTGAAAAAGCTCAAGGTTCAAAAGCACCTATTGCAAGACTTGCAGATATTATATCATCATATTTTGTACCGACAGTTATAATTATTGCTATAATTTCAGCTATAAGTTGGTACATAGCAGGAAAGAATACAATATTCTCTCTTACAATATTTATTTCAGTTTTAGTAATTGCTTGTCCTTGTGCATTAGGACTTGCAACTCCTACAGCCATTATGGTAAGTTCAGGAAAAGGAGCTGAAAATGGAGTTTTAATAAAAAGTGGAGAAGCATTAGAAACTGCACATAAAATAAATACAATAGTATTTGATAAGACAGGAACTATAACAGAAGGAAAGCCTGAAGTTACAAATGTAATTACAAGTGAGGGATTTGAAGAAGATTATTTAATTCAATTGGTTGCATCAGCAGAAAAAGCCTCTGAGCATCCACTAGGTGAAGCTATAGTAAAATATGCAAAGGAGAAAGAAATATCATTAATAGATGTTAAATCCTTTAAATCTATAACCGGTAAGGGTATAGAGGTAGTAATTAATAATAAAACTATAATTGTAGGAAATAAAAGATTAATGAATGAAAGAAAAGTTTCAATAGGTAAATTAGAAGAAAAATTCCAATTGCTTTCAACAGAAGGGAAAACACCTATGTATGTTTCTGTAGATGGAAATATAAGTGGAATAATTGCAGTTGCAGATGTTATAAAGAAAAATAGTAAAATTGCAATAAAAAAACTACAAAAAATGGATATAAGAACAATAATGATTACAGGTGATAATGAAAAAACTGCAATGGCTATTGCAAAACAAGTGGGTATAGATGAAGTTTTAGCTGAAGTTATGCCACAGGATAAGGCTAATAATGTAAAAAGAATACAAGAAAAAGGAGAAATTGTTGCAATGGTTGGTGATGGAATAAATGATGCACCAGCACTTGTTCAATCTAATGTAGGAATAGCAATTGGATCTGGAACAGATATAGCTATGGAATCAGCAGATATAATTTTAATAAAAAATGATATTTTAGACGTTGTAACAGCAGTACAACTAAGTAAAGTTACTATTAAAAACATAAAAGAAAATTTATTTTGGGCATTTGGATATAATACTTTAGGTATACCAATTGCTGCTGGAATACTTACTTTATTTGGAGGTCCTAAATTGAATCCCATGATAGCAGCTGCTGCTATGAGTTTAAGTTCTGTTTCCGTATTAACAAATGCTTTAAGGCTTAAAAAATTTAAAATTGATATATAA
- a CDS encoding flavin reductase family protein, whose amino-acid sequence MSKKTFKGSAMLNPVPSVLITSKNNKGKVNVFTVGWIGVACTKPPMISVAIRPERLSYEYIKENNEFVVNLPSRNLVKAVDFCGVKSGNTLDKIKELNFTLKESDNISVPYIDECPITLECKVKNVIPLGSHDLFLAEILSVHVEEDLIDEKGKIHYEKADLICYSHGEYFGISKKALGNFGFSVKKKKNKKRKFTKKK is encoded by the coding sequence ATGAGTAAAAAGACCTTTAAAGGAAGTGCTATGCTAAATCCAGTACCTTCAGTACTTATTACATCTAAAAATAACAAGGGAAAAGTAAATGTATTTACTGTTGGGTGGATTGGAGTTGCTTGTACCAAACCTCCAATGATAAGTGTAGCTATAAGACCAGAGCGACTATCTTATGAATATATAAAAGAAAATAATGAATTTGTTGTTAATCTTCCTTCAAGAAATTTAGTTAAAGCTGTAGACTTTTGTGGGGTTAAATCTGGTAATACTTTAGATAAAATAAAAGAACTTAATTTTACATTAAAAGAAAGTGATAATATATCTGTTCCCTACATAGATGAATGTCCTATAACCTTAGAATGTAAAGTTAAAAATGTTATACCCTTAGGATCACATGATTTATTTTTAGCTGAAATACTATCTGTTCATGTAGAAGAAGATTTGATTGATGAAAAGGGTAAAATTCATTATGAAAAAGCTGATTTAATCTGCTACTCTCACGGTGAATACTTTGGAATTTCTAAAAAAGCTTTAGGTAACTTTGGTTTTTCAGTAAAAAAGAAAAAAAATAAGAAAAGAAAATTTACTAAAAAAAAATAA
- a CDS encoding heavy-metal-associated domain-containing protein has translation MKKKLNIEGMSCNHCVNHVKNALMEIKGINDVNVSLEGKFAIVQGEDLDDRKMKTEVEDWGYKVISIEEA, from the coding sequence ATGAAAAAAAAGCTAAATATTGAAGGAATGTCTTGTAATCATTGTGTTAATCATGTAAAAAATGCTCTTATGGAAATCAAAGGGATTAATGATGTTAATGTAAGTTTAGAAGGAAAATTTGCTATTGTTCAAGGGGAAGATTTAGATGATAGGAAAATGAAAACAGAAGTTGAAGATTGGGGTTATAAAGTAATTTCAATAGAGGAAGCTTAA